Proteins encoded by one window of Pelmatolapia mariae isolate MD_Pm_ZW linkage group LG14, Pm_UMD_F_2, whole genome shotgun sequence:
- the rps6kb1b gene encoding ribosomal protein S6 kinase beta-1 isoform X1, giving the protein MAGVFDIDLDQPEENVSDDENEEGQIADLMEQCIEFNMDDCEKIEISEDNVNQGTESIRPECFELLRVLGKGGYGKVFQVRKVVGAAAGKIFAMKVLKKAMIVRNAKDTAHTKAERNILEEVKHPFIVDLIYAFQTGGKLYLILEYLSGGELFMQLEREGIFMEDTACFYLAEISMALGHLHQKGIIYRDLKPENIMLNSQGHVKLTDFGLCKESIHDGTVTHTFCGTIEYMAPEILMRSGHNRAVDWWSLGALMYDMLTGAPPFTGENRKKTIDKILKCKLSLPPYLTQEARDLLKKLLKRNASSRLGAGAGDAAEVQSHNFFRHINWEDLLARKVEPPFKPFLQSADDVSQFDSKFTSQTPVDSPDDSTLSESANQAFLGFTYIAPSVLENIKEKFSFEPKIRSPRRIMDSPRTPLSPVKFSGGHCWHRSPLVPSGGPGVLQSPQDQAMELSTPEQMDITTSAEASAPLPIRQPAGINLAQMKQQAYPVMAKRPEHLRMNL; this is encoded by the exons GGTCAAATCGCTGATCTCATGGAGCAGTGCATTGAGTT CAACATGGATGACTGCGAGAAGATCGAGATATCCGAGGACAACGTCAATCAGGGCACAGAGAGCATCCGACCGGAGTGCTTCGAGCTGCTGCGCGTCCTGGGGAAGGGTGGCTACGGAAAG GTTTTTCAAGTTCGAAAGGTTGTCGGCGCTGCAGCGGGCAAAATATTTGCCatgaaagttttaaaaaag GCTATGATTGTGCGCAACGCCAAGGACACAGCCCACACCAAGGCGGAGAGGAACATCCTGGAGGAAGTAAAGCATCCCTTCATTGTCGATCTCATCTACGCCTTTCAGACGGGAGGGAAGCTATACCTCATCCTGGAGTATCTGAGTG GAGGAGAACTCTTTATGCAGCTGGAGAGAGAGGGCATCTTCATGGAAGACACAGCCTG tTTTTACCTGGCAGAGATCTCCATGGCTCTGGGTCACCTGCACCAGAAGGGCATCATCTACAGAGACCTAAAACCCGAGAACATCATGCTTAACAGCCAAG GTCACGTAAAGCTGACAGACTTCGGGCTGTGTAAAGAATCCATTCACGACGGCACGGTCACGCACACTTTCTGTGGCACCATTGAATACAT GGCTCCAGAGATCCTCATGAGGAGCGGGCACAACAGAGCGGTGGACTGGTGGAGTCTGGGCGCTCTGATGTACGACATGCTCACAGGAGCG CCGCCTTTCACTGGTGAAAACCGAAAAAAGACAATTGACAAGATCCTGAAGTGTAAGCTCAGCCTCCCGCCCTACCTCACACAAGAAGCTCGAGACCTCCTAAAAAAG TTGCTAAAGAGAAACGCTTCATCGCGGCTGGGAGCGGGAGCAGGAGACGCTGCAGAGGTGCAG AGTCATAACTTCTTCCGACACATCAACTGGGAGGATTTACTGGCTCGGAAAGTGGAGCCTCCCTTCAAGCCTTTTCTG CAATCGGCTGACGATGTGAGTCAGTTTGACTCAAAGTTCACCAGTCAGACGCCCGTCGATAGCCCGGATGACTCGACCCTCAGTGAGAGCGCCAATCAAGCCTTCCTG GGTTTCACGTATATTGCTCCATCAGTCCTGGAAAACATCAAAGAAAAATTCTCGTTTGAGCCAAAAATCCGCTCACCCCGACGCATCATGGACAGCCCAAGAACACCGCTCAG CCCGGTCAAGTTTTCAGGGGGGCACTGTTGGCATCGGAGCCCCCTCGTTCCCAGCGGTGGACCCGGTGTCCTCCAGTCTCCTCAAGACCAGGCCATGGAACTGTCCACCCCAGAGCAGATGGACATCACAACCAGCGCCGAGGCCTCGGCCCCTCTCCCCATCCGTCAGCCTGCTGGGATCAACCTTGCTCAGATGAAGCAGCAAGCCTATCCTGTCATGGCCAAACGGCCCGAGCATCTACGTATGAACCTATGA
- the rps6kb1b gene encoding ribosomal protein S6 kinase beta-1 isoform X2, producing the protein MKHLKAMIVRNAKDTAHTKAERNILEEVKHPFIVDLIYAFQTGGKLYLILEYLSGGELFMQLEREGIFMEDTACFYLAEISMALGHLHQKGIIYRDLKPENIMLNSQGHVKLTDFGLCKESIHDGTVTHTFCGTIEYMAPEILMRSGHNRAVDWWSLGALMYDMLTGAPPFTGENRKKTIDKILKCKLSLPPYLTQEARDLLKKLLKRNASSRLGAGAGDAAEVQSHNFFRHINWEDLLARKVEPPFKPFLQSADDVSQFDSKFTSQTPVDSPDDSTLSESANQAFLGFTYIAPSVLENIKEKFSFEPKIRSPRRIMDSPRTPLSPVKFSGGHCWHRSPLVPSGGPGVLQSPQDQAMELSTPEQMDITTSAEASAPLPIRQPAGINLAQMKQQAYPVMAKRPEHLRMNL; encoded by the exons ATGAAGCATCTCAAG GCTATGATTGTGCGCAACGCCAAGGACACAGCCCACACCAAGGCGGAGAGGAACATCCTGGAGGAAGTAAAGCATCCCTTCATTGTCGATCTCATCTACGCCTTTCAGACGGGAGGGAAGCTATACCTCATCCTGGAGTATCTGAGTG GAGGAGAACTCTTTATGCAGCTGGAGAGAGAGGGCATCTTCATGGAAGACACAGCCTG tTTTTACCTGGCAGAGATCTCCATGGCTCTGGGTCACCTGCACCAGAAGGGCATCATCTACAGAGACCTAAAACCCGAGAACATCATGCTTAACAGCCAAG GTCACGTAAAGCTGACAGACTTCGGGCTGTGTAAAGAATCCATTCACGACGGCACGGTCACGCACACTTTCTGTGGCACCATTGAATACAT GGCTCCAGAGATCCTCATGAGGAGCGGGCACAACAGAGCGGTGGACTGGTGGAGTCTGGGCGCTCTGATGTACGACATGCTCACAGGAGCG CCGCCTTTCACTGGTGAAAACCGAAAAAAGACAATTGACAAGATCCTGAAGTGTAAGCTCAGCCTCCCGCCCTACCTCACACAAGAAGCTCGAGACCTCCTAAAAAAG TTGCTAAAGAGAAACGCTTCATCGCGGCTGGGAGCGGGAGCAGGAGACGCTGCAGAGGTGCAG AGTCATAACTTCTTCCGACACATCAACTGGGAGGATTTACTGGCTCGGAAAGTGGAGCCTCCCTTCAAGCCTTTTCTG CAATCGGCTGACGATGTGAGTCAGTTTGACTCAAAGTTCACCAGTCAGACGCCCGTCGATAGCCCGGATGACTCGACCCTCAGTGAGAGCGCCAATCAAGCCTTCCTG GGTTTCACGTATATTGCTCCATCAGTCCTGGAAAACATCAAAGAAAAATTCTCGTTTGAGCCAAAAATCCGCTCACCCCGACGCATCATGGACAGCCCAAGAACACCGCTCAG CCCGGTCAAGTTTTCAGGGGGGCACTGTTGGCATCGGAGCCCCCTCGTTCCCAGCGGTGGACCCGGTGTCCTCCAGTCTCCTCAAGACCAGGCCATGGAACTGTCCACCCCAGAGCAGATGGACATCACAACCAGCGCCGAGGCCTCGGCCCCTCTCCCCATCCGTCAGCCTGCTGGGATCAACCTTGCTCAGATGAAGCAGCAAGCCTATCCTGTCATGGCCAAACGGCCCGAGCATCTACGTATGAACCTATGA